The DNA sequence ataaataaagtgtttaaaattaaaattgaaatttataattatatttttatttaatatttaatatccgggAGTCGTCTAATATTTAGCTATGtcacaaatatatcaatttttaatattgggaataatatatattaaagtttctaacatagtgatatagatattataaaaagtatttttataaatttaaatattacgtCATTAATAGTACGTATTAAACATTTTATGTAGGTCACCTTAATCATAGTAGATATGTATCACTGTTACAAATAGCAATCGGGTCGGTCGAAATTGAtttcacaaataccaaaattgaacccaaacttgaaaattttaggAATCTTAAATCTGAACTTGAAGGATATTACacgagtaattattatttattcaacaaataatattaaatatatatatatataatattaaatataaatatcttaattttgttttaattttattatatattaaataataaatctattataaaagatattatgtatgtatgtatgtatgtatgtatgtatgtatgtatgtatgttcgggttcgggttcgaaaTGAGTTCCGGGTTTTCAGGTCGGGTTCGAATCAAACCCGATCCTGGCCCGAAAATTATTCgggtttaaaaacaaatttttatccgAAACCCTATAATTTGGGTTTGGTAAAACACTATCCGCTCGGTACGAGTTAGAATCGGGTCGGGTAGAATTGTGACTGCCCTATACCTCATGAAACAAGAATGTAGTATAACTATCATTATAGTGGATAGTCATTCAAATCTATTTATTCGATTTGACGTATAATTTTGATGTTCTTATTAACATAatgttttgtttgatatataattttagtttaatattgtttgacatataatttcacttgaattttcttgatatataataaacttaagtataagagagttatgtctaatataatttttttcttcctactttatactttatttgaaaattcaaatataattatttattaaatgtatttatgaaataataataacaaaattcaataaaaatttgaagctcgtgcgcggagcgcgggcaaAAACGCTAGTTTGTGATAAACTTCTCTACTACAGTAAATTTATTACTTCCTTAAACTTCATTATTGATAATTTTATGAGTTAATTACAATTTATAACTTTTAACTTTGGCATAaacacttatacatatataattacttatatttttttgtgataGTTGTCATCTAAATTTGATAATTCTagtatttttcataaataaatatatatattttttttcaagttcACCCAAACGCaccttaaataaataataattaaataaaaatatatttctcatAAATATGGAAAGTATTTATCTGGGATATGTTTGGATGAATTTGAGGAaaaaaatcatgtatatattattcatatacaTTGATTATGTATATGTTATTGTTTTCTGTGTTCATTCTTCTTAAAACGATGATTAATCAGTGTTGCTTGATCATTGTTCcactaattattttttgattaatccAATTTGTTAtgaaaagggttaattatcaagttggtcactgaagtggtcttaatgtatcaaattggtcactgaactcaaaacggtatcaagatggtcactgaagtggccgtaaatatcaaataagtattttgaaatataagttcaagtagtaaaaatattatttataaagttttacacattatttttgaatattacaaaaaccaagtaaaaggttatgacttctaatatttatgataatatatttatattttaccacgtttatttattatttatattttattatatagttattttcttagttttaattgaaaataaataataaataaacttgataaaatctaaatatattagaagtcataaccttttacttggttttggtaatattcaaaaataatgtgtaaaactttataaataatatttttactacttgaacttatatttcaaggtacttatttgatatttatggccacttcagtgactatcttgataccgttttgagttcagtgaccaatttgatacattaagcccatttcagtgaccaactagataattaacccgttatgaaaataataatattattgtgaaaatataatcttttaactattagctatattttaaaattaaataacacaAATCTCATTACATACATGaatataactagttgagaagccgcgcgttgcggcggcctataaaaattatattaatgatttaatattaatatttgcagaacaaaataattttgtagctgcctataaaaattatattaatgtttcaaaattaatatttgtgggataaaataaattttataatataaaattcttgatgtaataccaatactaatatataaaattgcaaaagtggactataattcatggtgaaaaaatgaaaataaatttatacacgtaattaacaatttaaagcacgatgaatcttaattttatttatgttttttttaaaagtaatcatattCTTACATTCTCACCTTCCTTCaatgcacaaaaacatctaacttaaatctgtgatacagcggtttataactacctttgctcgTAACAAATCTTTACTTTTTAATAATGTATAAACAGCTTTCACTAAAAAGTtacttgaacggagcaaacatataatgcaaggatattttttttcctgtatacaaaataaatcatataaaaattaacaaacatgtccgtcgaataaaacaaatattataaaggaataaccaacaaacatacatcatgatatcatccatcaatatcatgtcaagacttaTCATTGCATAAaagaacgacaccaccgagTTACAAACCgtgcaagagaactatcaccggagagaggtagggttatggtattgagagagaggatgttgtgtttagatgatcaaaAGCCCTACAATCTccaagggtatttataggtgcagagagacttacttctaatatatctgaaactaaaaaaggtagttttaatttttgatatttttcaacctaaaattccagaaaattagaaaaatagaacggagcgatgtgagaggcgccacctacacgcccctcgcttctcctttatataagtatattgatgattaggggtcatttgttaaatctgaacaaCATTTTCTGGATGATAAATATATGTGGACAAGTATATAATCCGGATGAAAATTATCCTTTTTTTCATTTGTTGTTATTGTGTATGCACGAAGTCAGTTTTGTCTTTTCATTCTTGTTTGctctgaaaattgaaaatttgcTCTGAATATAACATTTTCCAATTCTagacttcaattaatttaattgttaatatcATCTCGAagagttattttttaaattaagatattatttttattcaaaaatatattagtatttatcattaaatgaatgaaattatttgatttataagtaattaaattCTATTCACCGTGATCATCacctattatattatattaaataattgataatgttattaaataaaatgtgtatcataataattatataatgtttattaaaaatttattatttatgaaattacaaaattattttaatcatgtAAAAAGTAACTAATAAATAAAGCAACAAGGGCATATGTCCACTACGTATTGACGTGAGTAAATAGTATCTGCAATGGTTCAGTTGAAAATTTGTGGCAGTGTCGTCCACAACAATTTTTGTCTCATCCAAATGTTAAAAAGATGGACAAACAATCTGGATAGCAAACATATGGACGATCCGGTTCATTTCCTTTCATTCACCTGTTGACAAATGACTCCTAAGATTCTAACTTTGTAGTTTGTAGTTTCTTTACTAGGCGTATATGAATagttacaaaataatatattcgtaaaaataataaacaatacagttaaactaaaatttattaaatgttaaattatgttaagttaaaataaataattattgtaAATTATGTTGGCGTttagattaaattaaaaaaaaaatataacacatgtttaaagaaaatatttattataccaatcactttttttaaaccaCACCATATTTGTGATAAACATCTCTACTACAGTAAATTTATTACTTCCATAAACttcattattaataattttatgagttaattataatttataacttttaatTTTGGCATAaacacttatacatatataattacttattttttttgtgataGTTGTCATCTAAATTTGATAATTCTagtatttttcataaatatatatatatatatatatatatatatatatatatatatatatatttcttttcaagTTCACCCAAACGCAccctaaataaataataattaaataaaaatatatttctcatAAATATGGAAAGTATTTATCTGGGATATGTTTGGAtgaatttgagaaaaaaaaatcacattttcattttttttaataaataaatgattgatTTTTGGAATTAAGATAAGACATATAAGATCATAAAAACACAAATAgataatattaatgataatttttaatgaaaaagcGTGTTGGAGTTACAAAATGTAAGAAATTATAACATTTAGATCTAAACTGTCAAGAAAAAATCTATACTTATTTGGACCCAAATTCAAGGTTATAAAATGTAATTCTTTAAATTTAttacttttcaaataaaatatttatgaactaatttatgaatttaCGAACCTAATTCCATAATATTATTACCCAGCTCTACCTCCCAAGCTAGCTGGTGAGGGAAGCAAATAAGTTAGTTAACAAATCTAAAACATGAACAAATTTATTGGCTTGAGGATCAAATTTTGGGCGCAACATAAAGGACTTGATTATGTGTTGGCATTTTTGTTTTAACAATGAATACCAATTATGATACACTCTTGCCCACTTGATCTCGGTGAATCTTTTATGAAATTTCAGAACTTGTTCATCACAATATTAATATGATAGATGTAAATTTGAGTATTGTTTGAACACGGTTGCATAGCCCAAATGGTTAAGGGTTTATATTTTGAGGCGTCGTGCGAGTAATTGTGTGAAACATTTATACCATCCATGGGAAAAAACATGTGCATATCCTCCATGGCGAAAATTATGTTGGACACCAACTCCAAGATCTCAGGTTTTCTCCACTTATGAGCAGAAGAAGCACAAGGGTTACAGACATTCAACTACATCATTGCTCCAGATTCACTTCATCATATCTCTAGAACAATAACTGCGTAGAAAAAATAAATGAGTTGATGTGTAAACTTCACAAGGTCTTTCTATATTTAATGTAGTTCGACcacttatgacaaaaaaaaaaaaaaattgtagttcGACCCCTTACAGTCAGAATCTGTCTTGACCCATTTACTTCCAGCTGAGATCTCTTCTGCTAATATGTTCTTGCCATCACTCATGCAATGTTGTTTATTATTCAAGCATTTCTTTGTGCTAGTAGCCTTTGTGCTCAAACTTTGTGGGAATATCTTTTTGTTCAACACACTTCTGAAAATCTGCATTCACACAACAAATTTCTGGACAGGAACTAATGTTATATGTAAACTTAACTCAAGATAGAAAAAACATGTACCTACCTTGTTCATTCTTGATTTCTCCAGTCTCGCTTCTGGAAACGAATCTCTTAGACTCGAAGTTGGAGTAATTTCActtttaaacatctttttcagGAGAAGTGACAGTGATTCCTTTCCAATACTAGCATTTTTGGTGCTATCTAAGTGACTTTCCTTTCCTCGATTAATCACAACTGTTCCACTGATAAGCTGGAAAGGACCGTCTTCATCCCCTATATCATCAGACACGGTGTAGCTTGACGGTCTGTTAATGTCTGAGGTTGATGATGTCTTAAATGTCTTTTCCAAAATATGGTGACTTTCAAGCTCATTCGCTACATTAGACTCTGGATCTTGTCTGTCCAGtataatatttgatttcttTTGATGATTTCTAAATTCTTCATGGTCAATGTCTTTTGAATTATCTTGGGAAAGTTTGCTCGATTGTAGATTGCAGGTCTCCGGGATTGCGTTCACATTTTTATTTCCAAATGTCCCGATTGCAAGCAACCCATGAGGCCAGTCACTGTGCTCTTCTTCGAAAGGCTTCTGCACAATGTTGTCTAAATGACAAAGAACATTATGAGATACTGAGAAACTGAGATTCTATTAATGAAGAACATATAAGAAATGACTTTCTTTCAGACAAACCACCAGATTTCCAAAAAGCCATTAATATTGCCCTTAAAGCTCCTTGCTATTCATGAAGATCCAAATGTTACAGTCTCTAAAACTATGAATTCCCTGACTAAAACTGAATACTCAGTATGTGCAGCCTGTACCATATATTCGTTTACTCTACTACAGTACCTCTGTTCTGAAAGAGTGTCTTGAGTGAAGAAATATACTTTATAGAAagagaattttaaataaattttatgcgAGTGTGGACTACAAGTAATGTCTACAAAATGTACTCCAGAATTCAGACGTTCTTTTAATAATAGAAGGAGGTGACTGAAACTAGCCATATAATAGAGAAAATAATAAGTGTGACTACAGAATAAAACAAGTATAGAACTGTCATGCCATGAAACTGAATCCGTTATTCTGAGTTACTCTACAGGTTTTCTCGAACTCTTCTTCAAATCCATAGGCTTCAGGTAAGTATACTGCTATACCTTTAAAATACCAAATCTTCATCATAATCATAGTCACAAAGGAATCACACAATGACAGAGGATCATACCAGACTTGCATCGAAAGAATAAATGATCAATGCACACTTACCATTAGACGTTAATGGATTTAGTTTCTTTGTATCCCTTATAGCATGCAGCTTGTTTTGCATCCAACTGAAGATCTGAAACCAAATACCATAGATTATCTAACGAAACTGAAAAATGCAGATATACCGGCATACACAGTTACTAAATTATCTCTTACCTTCATGCGTAAATATATGAAACGTTAAGGCTACTTTAGCAAAGGTGGGAAAATTCAGCAAAAGCACATATATCCCACAAGCCTACAAAGAGTGAGACTGGCAAGTTTTAAATACTACCAATTGGGGAGTAGTTCCATGGCTGGTAGATTATTCAGGTCCAATTTCCCAAATACAGCCACTCACCTACTGCTTTATAGTTTTTTCCCTTCTGTTACCAGTATGTCATTTTcctattatttatttgttaatgaaACACGAGTATATGTGCCAACTACTAAGTCAGGCGGGTCTTCACAAAAACAACCTCCCTGCTCTTTTCTACCAGGGCATGATCTGCAGACATCATACCCTCGCCTTGCTTTAAGAGGGataaacattttatttatactGTATGTTTGCTTTGGTTTGGTTAATTAGATAatagttaaattttatttttctagccAAGTTAGATAGACAGCTGATATAGCCATTGTCATAATACGGACAAGAGTGGGTGATAAGACAGGATTATACTATTGCTCCTGGTGCAGATAGTTTTTCACATTGGTATTTTATTTTGCGAAAGGAAAGCATGGTTTTTACAGTGCATTAACCTaatccacacacacacaaacacacacacatgccATTATTGAGGCTCGAAGCTTAAACTCCTATTACCAAGAGAAGAGCGGTATTCACCAAGCTACAATggtatttatattgaatatgaCAGGGACCTGCCCATTGCTTTGATTTTGGAGACTTTTTAAGAGCTAGTGCACTTGCccggaaaaaattatttatgcacGGCTGCAGGAAAGATTCTTATAGATTTGTGATTAAGTCTGAATTTCAGGTTTTTTAATAGATGAAATGAACATTGCCTCAACCGATGCATTTCCTCATCAGAAATTCCAGTAAGGAGTAGGGTACATGTCACGGCAGTTCTCACTAGCATGCCTATAGGCATGTATTTTACAAAAAGGCATGCCCAAATGGCATGCCATTTTCCATTAAATATAGCAAAAACTGCTGCATCATTACAGGATTGATACTAAAGTGCacttacaaatataacaaaagttagTAAATATTAAGAACCGAACTTAGTACAATACTAACTTATATTAGtagtttatctaatatttaactatgaagttggactatatttaaaattttcaatatttataagatataatatttatataaattttattatttatataaaaaattagtaaaaaagcaTGCCAAATGGACAAAAAGCATGCCTAGGGCATGCCCAGTTCTGGCATGCCCAATCTGGCATGCCCGTGCCGCTGTGACATGAACCCTAGTAAGGAAGCAGCGGCTGTTAGCTAGCAAGATGAACATATACAGCACAAAACTCGGAGAGGCAACTAACTATGGTTTAGCATGGCTTAAGTAGAGAGGGTAGGAAGATACAGCCATAATCTTATGGGACTGCCCCTTGCTAACCGCACCAGGACTGTTTTTACTGAGGTTCATCACCCATGAATGAACCTGATTTTGAATAGAGTAAGAATATGAAACTTAAGCTTAAATTTCTTATGTAAATGAGAGATTAACAATCTTATTGAATCTTATCTAATCTAATAATTGTCAAATTCAATTTGCAAATCCATGAACCATGGTTTATATAAGTTAGATAAATGAATCCCTAAAGCCAAGATAATATACCGATAGATTTAGGGATAATCTATCCATAATACGGAGTCAGATAACCAATAAGAAGGTAGATCGTTTAAAGTCATATCTAAAAGGTGGGCACCATGAAGATAAGTAGATCTCGGCAAGtaaataataattctaaaaGACTGGATCAAACAGCTGTGTTAACCTCAAGATACTTGATGTTCTTCcccaaatattaatataaacggtttttctgtggtgtgcccatgggcacacactaagcacaaaaatttatgagtttagagggtttctattggcttatcctctttaataatgatggaccccctgcaattacaccaaccacaccaatcaaaaccctcaaattttataaatgttagtgtctagcatgtgcccatgggcacacattagacaaACCCTAATATAAATTTGTCGAATTTCCTCAAATCTATTGCTTTAGCAAAGTCTTTCTTTTGGGCTCTTACATGGACACCACCGCCATCACACGTGAACTTGTCCAGTGTCTAGTCACATGGTTCATACATATTACTTAGAACTACAGATTGGGAACCTGATCAGAATGTGCTCCAGCAAGTAGGATGTGGGTTTGCCGGAGCCGGGTTGATGTGTCAGTTGACAGAATACTGATGACATTTCATCGTATCATGTCAGAACAACACGTGTGTCAAAACGAGTATAAAATATGTCCTCTCTATCCGAGTAATGTGGTTCTGTGTCAGCATTATAATAGTCATCGGAGACATCCAACACTTTAATCTTGACTCTGCTATTATCAATGTCTCGACTTACTCTGAATGGTTTGTTTCAGTTGCAATATAAAACACCTAATTTCACTAAAATTGCTcattcccttttcttcttccttaatatttctaaataaaattccTCACTTTGTTCTACACTCCAGGAAACATAAAAAGAACTAGGGCAGAATCAAATATACTCTGAGAAGGAGACCATAATCATCACCACTTGGTATTCGTTACTTTTGATAATACCACAGCACTGCATAGTCTGCATTATCATCCAACTATTAGTTATTTACAGCTCGATCTTGAGCTTTAAAAAACACCATCTGCATGATCAAGCAAACGGGTAAAGCCACAATCATAGTGCAGCATATTACTTGGAACTCTCAAGAATGGTCCCATTAGGGACTAACAGAAGCAACCAATCATCTGTTATTTCACCAGCAAGATGGTCTCTGTGGTCCTTGAACATTCTCGAATATTGCAAAATCAAACTAACTCACATTGTAAAGGCATAGTAATTTAAACGATAACAATTGCTTCCATAGAGAACATACATACCTTTTACAAGCACCTGATGAATACTGAACCTGCAACTGAGGATGAGGAGTCTTCAACTGCAATAGCTTTAATCACTAAAATTCCAATAATATTATGAATCAATTTCTGGAAAGTAATTATTGCAAAACAAGTAGTGATTTATTGGATAATTTCAAAGTAAAGCGAAAACTTGGAAAAGAAAACATCAACATAAATACTACTGTGGAGTACATTGAGCATCAAATTCTTAGTCCTTTGCTGGTAAAGGACATTCGAATTATCAAACGTATCCGGTATACTCAGAATCACTGTCTGGCAGGGTTCTGAAAGTCAACATCCTGATACAATCAGTCCAACTAAAGACACAACTTGCCAAGATCCGTTTCTGTCAAGATAATAACAATCTAATGTCCACAGAAAAATACGTCCAAACCCTATGAACACATGCAAAAGGAAGATCACAGGTACAGGAGCGCAGTTTCCACTTTTAAGTTAACAAACCACAATACAGAGCAACGTGTTTGTGCTTATACTTCATGCAAACACATGTTGCCAGTTCTCAATAAGCCCAAGATTTCACGCGAGGCTCCTGGGATTAAGACGGGTGAGTTTTAAAAAGGTCATGATATTATTTCTAAGCAAGGTAATCAATCTAAGGCTGTTTAAATTGCCCAGAAACAGATGTCAGTTTGATCATATACGAAACAGAGATAAGGATGGAAAACATATCTGAAgcacaaaatttataaataatcttgaaaaagaaaagagactAGAGATCAGATGTGGAGTGACTGATTCTAGTTAAGTGTTTCAAATACGAAAACGCAAATTGCTCTCATGTAATTCAAAGGATTAACAAGGCTCTCTGAATTTTGTGCCcagaaattaattatattacatgCATAACACACTAACACTAAATATATAGCTAGGCCCCCACTCTTCTGAATATTATCGACCTGAGCCACAGCATAATTCACAACAATAGTAACAGCCTAGACAAGATAGGGCACCACAGAACTGTATGAACACAATTGCACATCGGTCATTCAGCTTAGAACATATCTGAATGCAGCACATGCAGCAGCAACGATCACACATCTTGCCGCAACAGTTTGAGGCTGCCTGCACAAATAACTCCCCTGGATCTGGTAATTTAACTTCATCTGCCCCTGGAGGGGTGTTTTCCACTGTGGCAATTAGATTCCCAAAACCAAATCCAAAGTTATGAAGTACTAGTATCTTTCCATAATCCGTGTCTTTGGAAACCTTTTTCTGCAACATGtaaataaaattgtaatcaGAATATATTACAGTACATTATACACACATGCACTCATAATTACCTGTTTCATACACATCTTATACATAATTCAGCTGaagattaaaatataattatcttctctAGAAATGTACTTGATGATTTATCACAAGTCTTTGCAGAACTTGGCGATTTACACATCATGTACTCAAAAAGCTTTTATTTTTCTAACTAAACATTTAACCCTGAGCATCTACAGATTTTGATCATCTCATTGTATATATGTACATCTTAGAAACCGCATACCTTTTTCTTTTCAGCTGACTCTGATGTGCCTTTCTTTCCCTCACCATTTTCAGCCGAGTCCGTGGTCTTGTTTGTCTCAAGCAAGATCATACGGGTGTACTCAGAAATCACTGAGCTCTGCATGCTAAGTTTGACTATCTAGAAGTGAAATGTAAGAAAACATGTAGTGAGGAGAAAAACAACTGCTTTATAAAAACTGCCAACTCGTTATAAGGCCTATGCAAGTGAACATAAATCATATGAATATTTGTTTTTAGTTGTCTTCACTGCAGATAATATCAAGCAAAACGCAGCTACTTCATAGAAAACTTCATAAAATTAAGATGTAGTTTTTGGCAATTTTCCAATAATGTATATATGCTGCTTTCAACAAATGTTCGTTAAGGTAAACAACC is a window from the Daucus carota subsp. sativus chromosome 8, DH1 v3.0, whole genome shotgun sequence genome containing:
- the LOC108199121 gene encoding protein NEGATIVE GRAVITROPIC RESPONSE OF ROOTS is translated as MKIFSWMQNKLHAIRDTKKLNPLTSNDNIVQKPFEEEHSDWPHGLLAIGTFGNKNVNAIPETCNLQSSKLSQDNSKDIDHEEFRNHQKKSNIILDRQDPESNVANELESHHILEKTFKTSSTSDINRPSSYTVSDDIGDEDGPFQLISGTVVINRGKESHLDSTKNASIGKESLSLLLKKMFKSEITPTSSLRDSFPEARLEKSRMNKIFRSVLNKKIFPQSLSTKATSTKKCLNNKQHCMSDGKNILAEEISAGSKWVKTDSDFIVLEI